A section of the Labrus mixtus chromosome 15, fLabMix1.1, whole genome shotgun sequence genome encodes:
- the LOC132989329 gene encoding rhodopsin-like, with protein MNGTEGPNFYVPMSNKTGVVRSPFEYPQYYLAEPWKYSLVAAYMLFLIITAFPINFLTLHVTVKHKKLRTPLNYVLLNLAVADLFMIIGGFTVTLYTALHGYFSLGVTGCNVEGFFATLGGEIALWSLVVLAIERYIVVCKPMTNFRFGEKHAITGLAFTWMMALTCAAPPLLGWSRYIPEGMQCSCGIDYYTPKPEINNTSFVIYMFVLHFCIPLFIIFFCYGRLLCTVRAAAAQQQESESTQRAEKEVTRMVIVMVISFLLCWLPYASVAWYIFINQGTEFGPVFMTAPAFFAKSAALYNPIIYILLNRQFRNCMIITVCCGKNPFGEDETATTAISKTQTSSVSSSQVAPA; from the exons atGAATGGCACAGAGGGACCCAACTTTTATGTCCCCATGTCTAACAAGACCGGCGTGGTTCGCAGCCCATTCGAGTACCCTCAGTACTACCTGGCTGAGCCCTGGAAGTACTCTCTTGTGGCTGCATACATGCTGTTCCTCATCATCACTGCCTTCCCTATCAACTTCCTCACCCTACATGTCACAGTGAAGCACAAAAAGCTGAGGACCCCTCTGAACTACGTCCTGCTCAATCTGGCTGTGGCCGACCTCTTCATGATCATCGGGGGCTTCACCGTCACCCTGTACACAGCCCTGCATGGATACTTCAGCTTAGGGGTCACGGGATGCAATGTGGAAGGATTCTTTGCCACCTTAGGAg GAGAGATTGCTCTGTGGTCTCTGGTGGTTCTGGCTATTGAGCGCTACATTGTGGTCTGTAAACCAATGACCAACTTCCGCTTTGGGGAGAAACATGCCATCACTGGTCTGGCATTCACATGGATGATGGCCCTGACCTGTGCTGCCCCCCCTCTGCTTGGATGGTCCAG GTACATCCCAGAGGGAATGCAGTGTTCCTGTGGGATTGACTACTACACTCCCAAGCCCGAGATCAACAACACCTCGTTCGTCATCTATATGTTTGTCCTCCATTTCTGCATCcccctcttcatcatcttcttctgctACGGTCGCCTGCTCTGCACCGTGCGAGCG gctgcagctcagcagcagGAGTCCGAAAGCACCCAGCGAGCAGAGAAGGAGGTGACACGAATGGTAATCGTCATGGTGATCTCCTTCTTGCTGTGCTGGCTGCCCTACGCTAGCGTGGCCTGGTACATCTTTATCAATCAGGGGACTGAGTTCGGACCAGTTTTCATGACTGCTCCGGCCTTCTTCGCCAAGAGTGCCGCCCTGTACAACCCCATCATCTACATTCTGCTaaacagacag TTTAGAAACTGCATGATCATCACAGTGTGCTGTGGAAAAAACCCATTTGGAGAAGATGAGACTGCGACCACTGCCATCTCCAAAACCCAGACTTCATCTGTCTCCTCCAGCCAGGTGGCCCCTGCTTGA